The genomic interval ACGAGTTCAAGTGGCAGGCAGTTGTTGTCGGTATCGTTGGCATTGTCATGATCGCCTACGTTCTTCTTGGCGGTATGAAGGGCACCACATACGTTCAGATGATTAAGGCAGTTCTGCTGGTCGGTGGCGTTGCCATTATGACCGTTCTGACCTTCGTCAAGGTGTCTGGTGGCCTGACCACCCTTTTAAATGACGCTGTTGAGAAGCACGCCGCTTCAGATTACGCTGCCACCAAGGGGTACGATCCAACCCAGATCCTGGAGCCTGGTCTGCAGTACGGTGCAACTCTGACCACTCAGCTGGACTTCATTTCCTTGGCTCTCGCTCTGTGTCTTGGAACCGCTGGTCTGCCACACGTTCTGATGCGCTTCTACACCGTTCCTACCGCCAAGGAAGCACGTAAGTCTGTGACCTGGGCTATCGTCCTCATTGGTGCGTTCTACCTGATGACCCTGGTCCTTGGTTACGGCGCTGCGGCACTGGTCGGTCCAGACCGCGTCATTGCCGCACCAGGTGCTGCTAATGCTGCTGCTCCTCTGCTGGCCTTCGAGCTTGGTGGTTCCATCTTCATGGCGCTGATTTCCGCAGTTGCGTTCGCTACCGTTCTCGCCGTGGTCGCAGGTCTTGCAATTACCGCATCCGCTGCTGTTGGTCACGACATCTACAACGCTGTTATCCGCAACGGTCAGTCCACCGAAGCGGAGCAGGTCCGAGTATCCCGCATCACCGTTGTCGTCATTGGCCTGATTTCCATTGTCCTGGGAATTCTTGCAATGACCCAGAACGTTGCGTTCCTCGTGGCCCTGGCCTTCGCAGTTGCAGCATCCGCTAACCTGCCAACCATCCTGTACTCCCTGTACTGGAAGAAGTTCAACACCACCGGCGCTGTGGCCGCTATCTACACCGGTCTCATCTCCGCGCTGCTGCTGATCTTCCTGTCCCCAGCAGTCTCCGGTAATGACAGCGCAATGGTTCCAGGTGCAGACTGGGCAATCTTCCCACTGAAGAACCCAGGCCTCGTCTCCATCCCACTGGCATTCATCGCTGGTTGGATCGGCACTTTGGTTGGCAAGCCAGACAACATGGATGATCTTGCTGCCGAAATGGAAGTTCGTTCCCTCACCGGTGTCGGTGTTGAAAAGGCTGTTGATCACTAAATCTAGTTTCTGAAGTTATTTAAACCGCCCACTCTCCAGTCGGAGGATGGGCGGTTTTCGCATGCAGTACTATTAGTGGACGTGTCAAGAACTTCTAAGGTTCACCCGGGATGGCGGGTGTCTACTGTCCTTTTAGCAGGAGTAGTTATTATTGGCGGAATTTTTACTCTCCCTCAGAAGGAGGAAGTAAAGGTTTCCGAATTGCAGCCACAGGCCAGCGCTGCATCCATCCCGTCTTCATCTTCCACAGCTGGGAAAGCAGTGGAAGAAAGCCCTCTAACGCAGTTTGTGGAAAACTCGACAGGCTCCCAAATTACGTACATGAGCCTGAAAGACGATTTCCATACTGGCACGTCTACGGAACGTTTTGCGCGCCCAGCGTTAAGTTTGTCTAAGCTCTACATCGCTGAATATGTGCTCGAGCACGGCACGAATAATGAGAAGTCTTTGGCGATGGAAATGATCAAAGATTCCTCCGACGTATCCGCCGAAATCTTGTATGAGGCGTACCCAGAATCAATTGAGGAGATTGCGGATCAATACGGATTGCTCTCCACAAGGGGAGACGCGCACTGGGGATACTCGGTGACATCCACTTACGATTTGGTGAAATTTGTCAGCGCTCTCATTATCGATGATCCAGATTCACCGATCCTTGAAGCGATGCGTAATGCCAGCGCAGTCGCGGCTGACGGTTATCCGCAAGACTGGGGGACAGCGGTGCTTGATGAGGCAGAAGGATCCAAATGGGGATGGTCTGATGATCTCATGCTGCACTCCTCTGTGACCTTTGGCGAAGACTATGTTGTGGCAGCTGCTGTGACTGGATCAAAAGAAGACCTCACCCAATTGGTGGAAAACCAATTGGGTGAGGTTGTGAGTCAGCACGGCTAGTTTAGCTAGATAGGGTGCCAAGAATCTTGATTACTTGGTTGATGGTGTCAGCATCAATTCCAGTACCTGTTCCCGTGTTGGAGTTTCCAGGAATGGTGGGGATGGCATCGTCAACCGCGTTGCCTGGGGTCCACTGACCCCAGTCGTCTGCATAGACATTGTTCATGTCGATGCCGACTCCGTCGAGGGTGTCCTTATCAATGCGGATCTGGTGGATGGTGGTGCGTGGGTGGATCTTTCCTTCTGATCCCCAGTTGTGCATCCAGAAGAATTCTCCAAGGCCGTCGGCGATAGCCCAATTAATGACGTTGTAGTTGCCGTAGACACCTAACTGGTAGCCGGCAGCGGACAGCGCAACATTGAATGCCTGGAGGTAGGGGCGAATCTGATTGGTGTATTCAGACCAGCTTGGGTTGTCGTCGATCGCCACGTAGATGGGGCGATTTTTAGGGCCACCAGCTGCCACGTGAAGCGCAATTGCCTGTGGAGCGTGGGTTGCCGCTCCTGCGGCGCCGTTCTTCCAATCGGCGGTCTCTGCCTTTCCGTATTGATAGACGGATGCGGTTTTGAGGCCGTTTTGTTCAAAAGCTCGGGTTTCTGCCAGTGTGACTGGCTTGCCGATCATCCAGGATTCAGTGCCGGGGCGTCGCTGTGACACGTAACGGACAGCTCCAAGGTGCCCTGCATTTTTAATGGATGCTGCGCTGGGGACGCCTGCTGCGTAGTCGATGACGGTGCCCTTGATTGCTCCAAGGGCGTTGGCCTTTGGCATAAACATGCTGGCAGCGCCGATAGTGGCAAGTCCTGTGGTGGCTTTTAAGAAGCCTCGGCGGTTTATTTGCATGTCCAAAAGTTCTCCCAAAAATAAGTATTAATCCCACCAGTAACAGTGGTTAACAATAACAACACTCATTTAAAAGGGCTAGGGGTGGGATTTTTCGACCTTTAACGACACCGTTATCTTGTGATGTTGCTCACGGTGAAAGGTTTGTTTCCTGCAAAAACAAGAAATTGCCAGAAAAACATGAGGGTTTAGTCATCTATTTCGGCTACGCTCACGTAACCTACGCATTCGTAAGTGGTCATGGGTCCAAGAAGCCCATTCCAAGACTTAGGAGCTTTATTTCGTGAGTATTTCTTCACTGACACCGCTGCACTCTTTCAAAGAGCCAGCAATTCTGTACGCCGGTCAGGCTTCTGCCTGGCAGCAGGTGATCGCTGATTCCAGCGAAGACCACATCACCGCAACGCACCTGCGCGAGCTCCTGTCTCGCTCCCGTGCAAAGACTGCACCTTTCGCTCGCCAAATCACCGCCATCGTGCCTGGCTCACTTGCTCGTCTTGAGGAACTGACCCGCGAAGACGCACAAATCGGTGCAGACATCGACGCACAGCCTGCCGTTTCCATTCCAGGCATTCTGCTGGGACAGATCGCTGCAACCCGTCAGCTGCGTGACCTCGGACTCGATGTCGCAGCAGCTTCCCGCCTTGGACACTCCCAGGGCATTTTGGGCGTTGAAGCAGTAGACAATGAAGAAGACGTTTTAGCTTTCGCCATCCTGCTGGGCGCAGCAGCTTCCCAGTTCGCTGGCAAGGGCGCACATATGCTCTCTGTTCGCGGCCTGTCCCGTGAGATCATCCAGGACACCATCGCTGGTGTCGATGGGGTAGAGGTCTCCCTGCGCAACGCTCGTGCACACTTTGTTGTCTCTGGTAAGCCAGAGGCACTGAAGAAGGCTGCTGCTGCTCTACAGCGCGCAGCTGATGTTTACAACGAAGACATCAACGAAAAGCGCAAGGGTGGATCCCTGGCAGAGCCTAAGTTTGACTACTTGGATGTGGCCATTCCTTTCCACCACTCCTCCATGCAGGACGCAGCCGACTTGGCTGTCGAGTGGGCAACCACCTGTGGCCTAAACGTCAACGCGCGCGCGTTGGCAGAAGCAATTCTAGTTAACCCAGCTGACTGGGTTGAGCAGATCGCAAACCTCAAGGCTGATTACGTTCTTTCCCTCGATGCAGGCGTCAGCCGTTTCACCGCTCCATTGCTAGACGGTCGCGGAATCTCTTTGGTTCCTGCGTTCTCCGCTGCAGAGCGCGACAACTTGGCTCGCCCTGGCTTCCACGTTCCTACCGCTGAGGATTGGTCCGAGTTCGCTCCAAAGCTGGTTAAGCTTCCAAACGGTGAGCACAAGGTTCTCACCGGGTTCTCCCGCCTGACTGGTTATTCCCCAATCGTCCTGGCTGGCATGACCCCAACCACCGTTGATCCTGAGATCGTTGCAGCTGCAGCGAACGCTGGACACTGGGCCGAAATGGCCGGTGGCGGACAGTACTCTGAAGAAGTCTTCACCAAGAACAAGGAAAAGCTCGTTTCCCTGCTCAAGGTTGGACGCTCCGCACAGTTCAACTCCATGTTCTTCGACCGCTACATGTGGAACCTGCAGTTCGGTGCACAGCGCATCGTTTCCAAGGCACGTGCAACCGGTACCTCCATCAACGGTGTTGTTGTCTCCGCTGGTATCCCAGAGGTTGAGGAAGCAACTGAGCTGATCAACGATCTGAACGCTGATGGCTTCCCATACGTTGCATTCAAGCCAGGCACCGTGGATCAGATCCGCGCAACCCTGAAGATTGCTGATGCAAACCCAGAGACCAAGATCATCATCCAGATCGAGGACGGACACGCTGGTGGCCACCACTCCTGGGTCAACTTGGACGATCTGCTCCTGACCACCTACGCAGAGCTGCGTTCCCGCAAGAACGTTGTCGTCATGATCGGTGGCGGCATCGGAACCCCTGCAAAGGCTGCTTACTACCTGACCGGTGAATGGTCCACCGATTTGGGCTTCCCAGCAATGCCAGTGGACGGCATCCTCGTGGGTACCGCTGCCATGGCAACCAAGGAAGCAACCACTTCTCCTCAGGTCAAGCAGGCACTGGTCGACACCCCAGGTGTTGATCCACACGACGCTGGCGGCTGGGTTGGCCGTGGCGATGCTCGTGGTGGCGTGACCTCTGGTCTGTCACACCTGCACGCTGACATGTACGAGCTGGACAACGATTCTGCTGCAGCTTCCCGCCTGATCTCTTCCATCGATTCTGATGATTACGCAGATCACCGCGAAGAGCTCATCGAGGCTATCAACAAGACCGCTAAGCCTTTCTTCGGCGAGGTCGAAGAGATGACTTACGCAGAGTGGATCCAGCGTTGGGTTGAGCTTGCTTACCCAACTCAGGACCCAACCTGGGATGATCGTTTCCTCGATTTGGTTCACCGCATTGAAGCTCGTCTCAACGAGGCAGAGCACGGCGCCATCACCACACTGTTCCCAGACCATGCGTCTGTGGAAAATGAGGAAGAGGCCGTCGAAAAGCTTCTTGCTGCTTACCCGCAGGCCCGCGAGATCCAGGTCTCTGCGCGCGACGCCGCGTGGTTTATTGGTCTGTGCCGCAAGCACCACAAGCCTATGCCTTGGGTTCCAGCAATCGATGCTGACCTAGCACGCTGGTGGGGCCTTGACACCCTGTGGCAGTCCCAGAACGAGCGCTACGGCGCGAACTCAGTCCGCGTTATCCCAGGACCAGTCTCCGTCGCCGGCATCGACCGTGTTGACGAGCCAGTTGCAGAGCTGCTCGGCCGCTTCGAAGCTGCCTGCGTTGACGCTCTCGACGGCGAGCCAGAAGAGATCTTCGCTCGCCTCAATGAGTCCAAGAACGAGCGCGAATTCCTGCTGGCTACCCCACACATCGTGTGGCACGGCAACCTGATCGACAACCCAGCTCACGTCCTCAACGAGGGTGCTTTCGAGCTCATCGAGGAGGATGGCTACTGGGTCATCCGTATCCTGGCTGATTCCTACTTCGACGATCTGCCAGTTGAGCAGCGCCCATACCTGGTTCAGCATGTTGACATCCCAGTTGAGCTGGGTGACGCTGTTGCAACCGGTGGCTCCCCAGTTGTTTCCCGTGAGAAGCTGCCTGAGTCTGTCTTCGCACTTCTTGCTGGCGTTGCTGGTGTTGGATCTGTTTCCGCTGCTGGCGATGAGATCAAGGCACTTCCAGAGGCAGTTCAGGACGGCACCCCATTCGGCACCGTCCGCGATTCTTTCACCCTGCCTGCATCCCTGCTGACCGCACACACCGCAGTCACCGGCGCAGCGCTGGAAGCACACAACGTTGGCACCCCAGACGTCCTGATGGGCGCTTGCTGGCCAGCAATCTACGCGGCCCTAGGCACCGGTAAGCTCTCCGATGGCTATCCAGTCATCGAAGGCCTGCTCAACGCAGTCCACCTGGATCACCTTCTTGATCTGCGCATCCCACTCGAGGAGCTGGCAAACGGCCGCACCATCGATGTTGAGGCACGCACCGACTCCATCGAAGAGTCCGCATCCGGCCGTATCGTTACCGTGCGCATCGTGCTCACCACCGAAGGCGAAGTAGCAGCCAAGCTGGTTACCCGCTTCGCAATTCGTGGACGCATCACCACCAACGAAATGGCTGCACCAGCAGATTCCTACGGCGCACGCGACGAAGTTGTCGAGGCAACCCCTCGTTCCTTCATCCGCCAGGCAACTGTTTCTGCACCTGCAGACATGACCCCATTCGCCATGGTTTCTGGTGACTACAACCCAATTCACACCTCTGACAACGCTGCAAAGCTTGTTGGCCTGGACGCAGCTCTTGTCCACGGCATGTGGCTGTCCGCTACCGCACAGCACCTCGCTGGTCTTGGCTCTGAGGTCATTGGTTGGACCTACTCCATGTACGGCATGGTTCAGCTCAACGACGTTGTTGACATCACCGTCGAGCGTGTTGGCCGCGCAGGTCTGAAGCCTGCATACGAGGTCACCTGCCGCATTGATGGCAACGTTGTCTCCCGCGGACAGGCACTGCTCAAGGCTCCTTCCACCGCTTATGTTTACCCAGGCCAGGGCATCCAGGCTAAGGGCATGGGCCAGGGCGATCGCACCGCAAGCGCAGAGGCTCGCGCTGTGTGGGAGCGTGCAGATGCACACACCCGCGCAAACCTGGGCTTCTCCATCCAGCAGGTCATTGATGAAAACCCAACTGAGCTGAAGGTCGGGGACACCACCTTCGTGCACCCAGCTGGCGTTTTGAACCTCACCCAGTTCACGCAGGTCGCGCTCGCCGTGGTTGCCTACGCTCAGACCGAGCGCCTCAAGGCTGCAAACGCAATTGTCGACGGCTCCCTCTACGCAGGCCACTCCCTCGGCGAGTACACCGCACTGGCATCCTTGGGCAACATCTTCGAACTCGAAGGCGTCATCGACGTTGTGTTCTCCCGCGGTTCCGCAATGCACTCCCTGGTTCCACGTGATGAGAAGGGCCGTTCCAACTACGGTCTTGCCGCATTCCGTCCGAACATGATCAACGTTGCAGCCACCGAGGTGGAGAACTGGGTTGACCGTGTCGCTGAAGAATCCGGCGAATTCCTGCAGATCGTTAACTACAACGTTGATGGCCAGCAGTACGCAGTCGCAGGTACCTTGGCTGGCCTGAAGGCCCTCAAGGCTTCTGCATCTGCAAACCCACGTGCTTACGTGAACATTCCAGGCATTGACGTGCCATTCCACTCCAGCGTCCTGCGCCCAGGCGTTCCTGCTTTCGCAGAGAAGCTGGACGAGCTGCTGCCAGAGACCATCGACATTGATGCTCTTCGCGGCCGCTACATCCCGAACCTGGTTGCTCGTCCTTTCGAGCTCACCCAGAGCTTCGTGGATGCCATCCTTGCTGTTGTTCCATCCGAGCGCCTCAAGGGCATCAAGGTGGAGGACACCGACGAGAACACCCTGGCACGTCTGCTCCTCATCGAGCTGCTGTCTTGGCAGTTCGCATCCCCTGTGCGTTGGATCGAAACCCAGGCTCTGATCATCGATACCGTCGATCAGATCATCGAGGTCGGCTTGGCAGCATCGCCAACCCTGACCAACCTGGCACTGCGCACCATGGATGTCATTGGCAAGTCCCGCCCAGTATTCAACGTGGAGCGCGACCAGGACACCGTTATGCTCAACGATGTTCGCCAGGCACCTGTTGCTGAGGTTGAAGAAGAAGCAGTTGAGGAAGCACCTGCAGCAGCCGCAGCTCCAGCAGCTGAGGCACCAGTTGCTGCAGCTCCAGTAGCCGCAGCCGCACCTGCACCTGTTGGAAACGCACCTGAACTGAAGTTCAACGCTGCCAATGCCATCATGGTTCTCTTCGCTGTCCAGAACAAGATCAACATTGATCAGATCACCGCAGCGGATACCTCTGAGACCCTGACCAACGGTGTGTCCTCACGCCGTAACCAGATGCTCATGGACATGTCCACCGAGCTGTCCGTCCCAACCATCGACGGCGCAGCTGACGCTGACGTAGCTACCCTGCAGGGACGTGTTGTCACCGCAGCTCCTGGCTACAAGCCTTTCGGACCAGTTCTTTCCGAGACCGTTCGTGCACGTCTTCGCGCACTGACCGGTGCAGCAGGTCTGAAGACCTCCTACATCGGCGATCGCGTGACCGGCACCTGGGGACTTCCAGAAAGCTGGACCGCACACGTTGAGGTTGAATTGCTGCTGGGCACCCGCGAAGGCGAGTCCGTCCGCGGCGGCAACCTGGGTAGCCTGCCTGCTAACGCATCCAGCAAGGGCGACGTCGATGCGCTTATCGACGCAGCCGTGCAGAATGTTGCTGCAGCCAACGGCACCAGCGTCTCCATGTCCTCCGGCGGTGCAGCTTCAGGTGGCGGAGTTGTTGATTCCGCAGCACTTGATGCCTACGCATCCACCGTCACTGGTGAAGAAGGCGTCCTGGCAAACGTTGCTCGCGGCATCCTGTCTCAGCTTGGTCTCGACACCAAGGACGAGGTTGAAGGCGCAGAGATCGACACCGAACTCTACGACGCTGTCGAAGCAGAACTGGGCACCGGCTGGCTGAAGCTTGTCACCCCAGTGTTCTCCGCTGATCGTGCGATCTTGTTCGACGACCGTTGGGCATCTGCACGTGAAGATCTGGCACGCCTTGCCAACGGCGAGGATATTGCCGTCGAGCGCTTTGCTGGAACGGGGGAGACCGTCGTCAAGCAAGCTGCATGGTGGGCTGAGCACGTTGAAGACACCGCTCTCGCTGCAACCCTGAAGCAGGTTTCCGAGGTGGCTGCGAAGCCAGCCAACGAGCCACACATCGACGATGTTGCGCTGGTTACCGGTGCGGCTCCTGAGTCGATCGCCGGTGCAGTTGCGGCTCGCCTGCTGTCCCAGGGCGCGACCGTCATTCTCACCGCATCGAACGTCTCCCAGGCGCGTAAGGAATACGCACGCAAGCTCTACGCTGCGAACGCAACCCCTAACGCAAAGCTGTGGATTGTTCCTGCGAACATGTCCTCCTACCGCGATGTTGATGCAGTCATCGATTGGATCGGCAACGAGCAGCGCGTCACCGTCGGCAGCACCGTCACCGTGACCAAGCCAGCTCTGACCCCAACCCTTGCGTACCCATTCGCAGCTCCATCCGTATCCGGTACCTTGGCGGATGCAGGCCCACAGGCTGAAAACCAGGCACGCCTGCTCCTCTGGTCCGTGGAGCGCACCATCGCAGGACTTGCAGATCTTGCATCCCGCGGTGTCGATGGACGCGTCCACGTTGTACTCCCAGGTTCCCCGAACCGCGGAATGTTCGGTGGCGACGGCGCTTACGGCGAAGTCAAGGCTGCTTTCGACGCCATCCTTGCCAAGTGGGGCTCCGAGACCGGCTGGCCACAGTTTGTCTCCCTCGCACAGGCACGCATCGGCTGGGTCGCAGGCACCGGCCTCATGGGTCGCAACGACGTGCTCATCCCTGCCGCTGAAAAGCTGGGCATCCACGTCTACACCCCTGAAGAGATCTCTTCCGAACTGCTGGGTCTTGCATCCGCAGAATCCCGCGAAAAGGCTCTGGAAGCACCGATCGATTACGACCTGACCGGTGGACTTTCCGGTGGCGTATCCATCGCAGCACTGGCAGCATCCCTCGAGTCCGACGCAGTAGAGACCACCTCTGCAGCAGAAGACACCATCAAGGCGCTTCCATCACCTAAGCACCCAGAGCAGCCAGTGGGCACGCCAGTTGGAGAGGTCAAGACCGATCTCGAAGACATGGTTGTCATGGTTGGCGTTGGCGAAGTCTCCTCATGGGGCTCCGGACGTACCCGCTTCGAAGCTGAGTACGGCATCCAGCGCGACGGCTCCGTTGACCTCACCGCAGCAGGCGTCCTTGAGCTTGCATGGATGATGGGTCTGATCTCCTGGAGCGAAGATCCAAAGCCAGCCTGGTACGACGCTGACGGCACCGAAGTGCCTGAAGAAGAGATCTACGAGCGCTTCCGCGACGAAGTCATCGCACGATGCGGTGTTCGTGAGCTTGTCGACGACGCATTCCTCGTCGACGGCGGCTCCCTCGACGCAGCTGAAGTCTTCCTCGACCGCGACATCTCCTTCTCCGTAACCTCTGCTGAAGAAGCACAGGCCTACGTCGATGCAGATGCTTCCGTGACCGTTGAAGAAGCAGACGGCGAATGGATCGTGACCAAGAAGAAGGGCTCCACCTCCTTCGTGCCACGCAAGGCAACCCTGACCCGCTCCGTAGCAGGCCAGCTGCCAACCGACTTCGACCCTGCCAAGTGGGGTATCCCAGCCTCCATGATCGATGCACTCGACAACATCGCAGCGTGGAACCTGGTCACTGCAGTCGACGCCTTCCTGTCCTCCGGCTTCAGCCCAGCAGAACTCCTGCAGTCCATCCACCCAGCTGACGTGTCCTCCACCCAGGGCACCGGTATCGGTGGCATGCAGTCCCTACGCAAGCTGTTCGTCAACCGCTTCCTCGGCCAGGATCGTCCATCCGACATCCTCCAGGAGACCCTGCCAAACGTTGTGGCTGCACACACCATGCAGTCCTACGTCGGTGGCTACGGCCAGATGATCCACCCAGTGGCAGCATGTGCAACCGCAGCTGTCTCCGTGGAAGAAGGCGTGGACAAGATCCGCCTCAACAAGGCAGATTTCGTTGTCGCCGGTGGTATCGATGACATCCAGGTTGAATCCCTGACCGGCTTCGGTGACATGAACGCCACCGCAGACACCCAGGCAATGCTGGACAAGGGCATCGACCCACGCTTCATCTCCCGCGCAAACGATCGACGTCGCGCAGGCTTCCTCGAAGCAGCAGGTGGCGGTACCGTCCTCCTGGCACGTGCATCCGTTGCTGCTGAACTGGGACTGCCAGTTCTCGCAGTTGTTGCACACGCACAGTCCTACGCCGATGGTGCTCACACCTCCATCCCAGCACCGGGACTTGGCGCACTGGGTGCAGCACGTGGTGGCAAGAAGTCCGTACTTGCTCGCGAACTGAACAAATTGGGTCTGACCCCAGATGACGTTCGCGTGGTCTCGAAGCACGACACCTCCACCAACGCCAACGATCCAAACGAGTCCGAGCTGCACAACCTGCTGTGGAAGACCATTGGACGCGAAGCCGACAACCCGATGTTCGTCGTCTCCCAGAAGTCCCTTACCGGACACTCAAAGGGCGGTGCAGCACTCTTCCAGATCGGTGGACTTGTCTCCATCCTGGAAACCGGCAAGCTGCCACAGAACGCATCCCTTGACTGCGTTGACCCAGAGATGGAAGCAAAGGGCGAGAACTTCGTCTGGCTGCGCAAGCCACTGGATCTCGGCGCAGGCTCCATTAAGGCCGGCGTACTTACCTCACTGGGCTTCGGCCACGTGGCTGCAGTCGTCGTGCTGGCAACCAGCGGCATCTTCGAGCAGGCAATGCGCAACGCAGGCCTCGACGTCGAAGCATGGCGTGCACGCGCAACCCAGCGCCTGCGCACCGGTGC from Corynebacterium glutamicum ATCC 13032 carries:
- a CDS encoding DUF1906 domain-containing protein, with amino-acid sequence MQINRRGFLKATTGLATIGAASMFMPKANALGAIKGTVIDYAAGVPSAASIKNAGHLGAVRYVSQRRPGTESWMIGKPVTLAETRAFEQNGLKTASVYQYGKAETADWKNGAAGAATHAPQAIALHVAAGGPKNRPIYVAIDDNPSWSEYTNQIRPYLQAFNVALSAAGYQLGVYGNYNVINWAIADGLGEFFWMHNWGSEGKIHPRTTIHQIRIDKDTLDGVGIDMNNVYADDWGQWTPGNAVDDAIPTIPGNSNTGTGTGIDADTINQVIKILGTLSS
- a CDS encoding solute symporter family protein, which translates into the protein MNSTILLAQDAVSEGVGNPILNISVFVVFIIVTMTVVLRVGKSTSESTDFYTGGASFSGTQNGLAIAGDYLSAASFLGIVGAISLNGYDGFLYSIGFFVAWLVALLLVAEPLRNVGRFTMADVLSFRLRQKPVRVAAACGTLAVTLFYLIAQMAGAGSLVSVLLDIHEFKWQAVVVGIVGIVMIAYVLLGGMKGTTYVQMIKAVLLVGGVAIMTVLTFVKVSGGLTTLLNDAVEKHAASDYAATKGYDPTQILEPGLQYGATLTTQLDFISLALALCLGTAGLPHVLMRFYTVPTAKEARKSVTWAIVLIGAFYLMTLVLGYGAAALVGPDRVIAAPGAANAAAPLLAFELGGSIFMALISAVAFATVLAVVAGLAITASAAVGHDIYNAVIRNGQSTEAEQVRVSRITVVVIGLISIVLGILAMTQNVAFLVALAFAVAASANLPTILYSLYWKKFNTTGAVAAIYTGLISALLLIFLSPAVSGNDSAMVPGADWAIFPLKNPGLVSIPLAFIAGWIGTLVGKPDNMDDLAAEMEVRSLTGVGVEKAVDH
- a CDS encoding type I polyketide synthase, giving the protein MSISSLTPLHSFKEPAILYAGQASAWQQVIADSSEDHITATHLRELLSRSRAKTAPFARQITAIVPGSLARLEELTREDAQIGADIDAQPAVSIPGILLGQIAATRQLRDLGLDVAAASRLGHSQGILGVEAVDNEEDVLAFAILLGAAASQFAGKGAHMLSVRGLSREIIQDTIAGVDGVEVSLRNARAHFVVSGKPEALKKAAAALQRAADVYNEDINEKRKGGSLAEPKFDYLDVAIPFHHSSMQDAADLAVEWATTCGLNVNARALAEAILVNPADWVEQIANLKADYVLSLDAGVSRFTAPLLDGRGISLVPAFSAAERDNLARPGFHVPTAEDWSEFAPKLVKLPNGEHKVLTGFSRLTGYSPIVLAGMTPTTVDPEIVAAAANAGHWAEMAGGGQYSEEVFTKNKEKLVSLLKVGRSAQFNSMFFDRYMWNLQFGAQRIVSKARATGTSINGVVVSAGIPEVEEATELINDLNADGFPYVAFKPGTVDQIRATLKIADANPETKIIIQIEDGHAGGHHSWVNLDDLLLTTYAELRSRKNVVVMIGGGIGTPAKAAYYLTGEWSTDLGFPAMPVDGILVGTAAMATKEATTSPQVKQALVDTPGVDPHDAGGWVGRGDARGGVTSGLSHLHADMYELDNDSAAASRLISSIDSDDYADHREELIEAINKTAKPFFGEVEEMTYAEWIQRWVELAYPTQDPTWDDRFLDLVHRIEARLNEAEHGAITTLFPDHASVENEEEAVEKLLAAYPQAREIQVSARDAAWFIGLCRKHHKPMPWVPAIDADLARWWGLDTLWQSQNERYGANSVRVIPGPVSVAGIDRVDEPVAELLGRFEAACVDALDGEPEEIFARLNESKNEREFLLATPHIVWHGNLIDNPAHVLNEGAFELIEEDGYWVIRILADSYFDDLPVEQRPYLVQHVDIPVELGDAVATGGSPVVSREKLPESVFALLAGVAGVGSVSAAGDEIKALPEAVQDGTPFGTVRDSFTLPASLLTAHTAVTGAALEAHNVGTPDVLMGACWPAIYAALGTGKLSDGYPVIEGLLNAVHLDHLLDLRIPLEELANGRTIDVEARTDSIEESASGRIVTVRIVLTTEGEVAAKLVTRFAIRGRITTNEMAAPADSYGARDEVVEATPRSFIRQATVSAPADMTPFAMVSGDYNPIHTSDNAAKLVGLDAALVHGMWLSATAQHLAGLGSEVIGWTYSMYGMVQLNDVVDITVERVGRAGLKPAYEVTCRIDGNVVSRGQALLKAPSTAYVYPGQGIQAKGMGQGDRTASAEARAVWERADAHTRANLGFSIQQVIDENPTELKVGDTTFVHPAGVLNLTQFTQVALAVVAYAQTERLKAANAIVDGSLYAGHSLGEYTALASLGNIFELEGVIDVVFSRGSAMHSLVPRDEKGRSNYGLAAFRPNMINVAATEVENWVDRVAEESGEFLQIVNYNVDGQQYAVAGTLAGLKALKASASANPRAYVNIPGIDVPFHSSVLRPGVPAFAEKLDELLPETIDIDALRGRYIPNLVARPFELTQSFVDAILAVVPSERLKGIKVEDTDENTLARLLLIELLSWQFASPVRWIETQALIIDTVDQIIEVGLAASPTLTNLALRTMDVIGKSRPVFNVERDQDTVMLNDVRQAPVAEVEEEAVEEAPAAAAAPAAEAPVAAAPVAAAAPAPVGNAPELKFNAANAIMVLFAVQNKINIDQITAADTSETLTNGVSSRRNQMLMDMSTELSVPTIDGAADADVATLQGRVVTAAPGYKPFGPVLSETVRARLRALTGAAGLKTSYIGDRVTGTWGLPESWTAHVEVELLLGTREGESVRGGNLGSLPANASSKGDVDALIDAAVQNVAAANGTSVSMSSGGAASGGGVVDSAALDAYASTVTGEEGVLANVARGILSQLGLDTKDEVEGAEIDTELYDAVEAELGTGWLKLVTPVFSADRAILFDDRWASAREDLARLANGEDIAVERFAGTGETVVKQAAWWAEHVEDTALAATLKQVSEVAAKPANEPHIDDVALVTGAAPESIAGAVAARLLSQGATVILTASNVSQARKEYARKLYAANATPNAKLWIVPANMSSYRDVDAVIDWIGNEQRVTVGSTVTVTKPALTPTLAYPFAAPSVSGTLADAGPQAENQARLLLWSVERTIAGLADLASRGVDGRVHVVLPGSPNRGMFGGDGAYGEVKAAFDAILAKWGSETGWPQFVSLAQARIGWVAGTGLMGRNDVLIPAAEKLGIHVYTPEEISSELLGLASAESREKALEAPIDYDLTGGLSGGVSIAALAASLESDAVETTSAAEDTIKALPSPKHPEQPVGTPVGEVKTDLEDMVVMVGVGEVSSWGSGRTRFEAEYGIQRDGSVDLTAAGVLELAWMMGLISWSEDPKPAWYDADGTEVPEEEIYERFRDEVIARCGVRELVDDAFLVDGGSLDAAEVFLDRDISFSVTSAEEAQAYVDADASVTVEEADGEWIVTKKKGSTSFVPRKATLTRSVAGQLPTDFDPAKWGIPASMIDALDNIAAWNLVTAVDAFLSSGFSPAELLQSIHPADVSSTQGTGIGGMQSLRKLFVNRFLGQDRPSDILQETLPNVVAAHTMQSYVGGYGQMIHPVAACATAAVSVEEGVDKIRLNKADFVVAGGIDDIQVESLTGFGDMNATADTQAMLDKGIDPRFISRANDRRRAGFLEAAGGGTVLLARASVAAELGLPVLAVVAHAQSYADGAHTSIPAPGLGALGAARGGKKSVLARELNKLGLTPDDVRVVSKHDTSTNANDPNESELHNLLWKTIGREADNPMFVVSQKSLTGHSKGGAALFQIGGLVSILETGKLPQNASLDCVDPEMEAKGENFVWLRKPLDLGAGSIKAGVLTSLGFGHVAAVVVLATSGIFEQAMRNAGLDVEAWRARATQRLRTGANRLEAGMVGRAPLFEQVDGRRLPEHGAHQAEINLLIDADARLGADGIYQG